Within the Amaranthus tricolor cultivar Red isolate AtriRed21 chromosome 15, ASM2621246v1, whole genome shotgun sequence genome, the region AATCTGATTTTTTGCTAAACTAATTTATAATCATTGTAATTGATTTCTTTACTAATTAGATATAGATAATAAAAGTGATTTTCAGTGTTAAAAAGTATGGAGTTTTTAAAAAGAACCTGAAATTCAAATCTTAAtggttctgttttgtttggatATAAACATGGCCCCTTCTAACTCACAACTCAAGATCCATCAAAGCTGTGTTGCTTAGGCTAGGAGAGTTGGAACAGAAGTCACAACATAAGGACTTTGAACAAGGTTTTCGCCTCAGAAAGCTTAACTGCTTCAAAACGGAGTTCATCAGTGCCGGTCTGATTGCACCACACGATATTGCTTGTCGTAATAGAGCAACGAAAGTTGAGGCTTGCATGACACAGGAGCAAAGTCATAAAATACATCTTAATTCTCAAAACAGTTTCATACACATCATCATTATTGAAAAGGGTGTTTCTTTTTCAGCCTCTGGACAATTTGGAGATATTATGGCAGAAATACAACAGCTAATGTCGATTGTTAACAGCTGACAATGGCCGCAACTATAAATTAAATGCCAAAACATTGTCTCTAACGACAATTTAGTCATGGCAATCCAGCAAGCGAAAAATCTCAAAAATATAAGTATAATGCTGAAACGCCCGGGGCTTCGAAGAAAATTCACCCCACGAAAGTTAATGCAAAGGGAATAAAATTCACTTTTTCAACAGCTGAGATGAGCACTGAGCCATTATCTTTGACGCCCTGGTAATCGAGTCGGTCATATAGAAATTTTCAATTGCTGACTTGAAAGGAGCTGGATTCACTTCCTTCTTGATCTCCGGTTTTATCAATGCAGAGAAAGTAGCTGGTTCCCGCTCATCCATGCTTAGCAAGTTTGGTGCCACAGTCCTCATTCGTTGTCGAATATCTTTTAGGGAATCATAAGGCAATTTCACTCCAGCGGTCTCAGATAAGGCCCTAATTATTTTCCAGTCATCCCTGGCATCGCCAACAGTAGGAACTGCTGGTATGGTTTGCTGAGTGCGACCTTCAGTATTTGCATATGTACCTTCCTTCTCAGAGAAAGCCGATGCAGGCAAAATGACATTGGCACGATATACACTCTGATCACCATGGTGACCCTGATACACAACGAATGCGTCATTCGGAAGCTTGTCCAAGTTCACGTCATCCGCACCCATAAGATACAGAAACTTAGCAGACTCAATACTTTTGTCAGATTCCGGCACAAGACCAAGGTCCAGGGCAGCTGCTTGGGAAGCATTTAACAATAAAACATTAAGACCATTCCAGTCTGGTCTAATTACATTTGCTGACTTTGCAATGGCTTCAACAACAGATAGGATTGCATCCTTATCCTCTCTCTCAAAGAGTCCAGCACCAACAATAATAGCTGGATTCTTAGCATTTTTGATGGCTGAAAAAAATGAGTGACGGCCTTCAGCGATTTCTTGCAGGGTCTGTGGGCCTGTTCCAAGATGTTCATAGTCATAGTTGAACTCCGCAGCAGGTCCAATATAACCAACCTTAGCAAAGTTATTTCGTGCTGCTTTCCGGATTCTGGCATTTACCATGGCAGCTTCAACTCTAGGCTGAGGAAAGCATCAAATGAGAACATTTGAGATGCATAACAAtggaaattaaataaaaaccaacaattcGTCATAATTTGATAAGAATATGAACTTGTAAAATTTGAAGTATTCTTAGGCTCTTAGCCTAGGGATGGCAGCTTCAACTCTAGGCTGAGGTAAGCATCAAAAAGAGAACATTTGAGAATGAAATACATAACAATGGAAATTAAATAAAACCAACAATTCGCCATAATTTGATAAGAAtatgaacttttaaaatttgaagTATTCTTAGGTTCTTAGCCTAGGgaaatccaataataataataataataataataataataataataataagcaaGCTGAAGTTAGCAACTACAATTAAATACatgaataataatagaaataataaagaTATTTGATATTTATAGAGCAAACTAATTATAGCGATGATAATATTGTAAATTAACTATTCGCAAAGTTAACAAGATAGTTACAATTTTCTCTGATATTTTCAATGGTATCCCTGTTTTTCTATATTCACTTAACATTGAAATTAAGTAAAAGCATATCTCCTATTTCCATTATTATTTCAGAAACTTAATTTTATTGCTTGTTCCAAATGAGTCGTACACTTTCCCTTTTCATATTACTCACTTTTCCTGATGATATAAACTATGAAAATTCAAAAGCAACAGAAAATCATGTTACTACATCACTACTATCAATTGAGAAGATCTTTGAGAACAAAATACGACAGTAACATATACCTGGGTGCCCACGAGAAGAAAGACATCTGCATTTTCAAGGTCAGAAATGCCAGTATTCAAAAGATATCCTGAACGCAGATCAGCTTGGGGTTGTGCGCCATTTCCTTCACACAAGACATTATTCGATCCCATCTTGTTCAAGAAATCCTTCAACGCCATCATAGCCTCAGCATCAGACAATTTACCAGCAACACCCACAATCTCTTCTGGTTTAACTTTGTGAACAACATCAGCAATCACATCAAGGGCATCTCGCCAGCTGACAGTATTAAAACGTCCATCAGAACCACGAATCATGGGGTCATTTAATCTTTGCCTCTTCAGACCATCATAGCAGAACCGTGTTTTATCTGAAATCCATTCTTCATTTACATCCTGCGAGAATGTAATACATGGTCACAACTCACAATATGAAAGCACTTATTGCTACTTTTTAAAGCTATATGAGCAAATTTAGTGTCAATTGTAGCAATTATTCAGAATTTTATGGGGGCTTCATTCTAACAATTGCTCAAACTCAACAAAAATCATGATAGGCCCATTAAAGGGACCAACTTTGCAACAgatataaattcaaaaataaaatattgaacaTCAAGAGCTAGCCAAAAAAGTGAGGATTGATTTAGAATGAAATCTTCTTAAGCAGTAAGCATTGCTACAACAATATTGGGTTACAGTTTACAGGCATTTTGTTGGATTCAGAGTTGATAGTAGATGATAGATCTTGTTTTAGCATATTATCTAATGTAAAAATCAACCCATCAAAACTCAGTTCCCTGATCCATCCAGTTTTTTTTTCTCCAACAAGGTAACTAATTGAGAACTATTAGCTTGGTATGGTGATTGCACTTTTTATAAGTCTGCTAGTGATCAGGATGCAGATTCTGCATTTGACAATTTAGAAAAATTCTACTGATGAAGATCTTTTTAGAGAACAGAAAGTATGACAACATAGTAAAAAAGGGTCCATTCTATTGAGAATTTATGAAACTCTTGAACAAAATTTGCACATGGTCTTTCCTCCTATAAACTCTTGAATACATGAAAGACAGTTCCACCTAAAGCATATTTTTTCACATGGGATGTCTTCAAACAGAATGCCCCATCTAAGGATATTCATAATTAGATTCGTTGCAACATGCTGTAGTTTGCAACTTAAGAAGGCAGACTCAGTCTATTTGTCACCATCTGCTTTCTTGTCCTTGGGTTCTTTGGCTTTGAAACCTTTATTTAAGATGAGTTTGGATCGGTATTGTTCTGTTTTATTAATTCTCACAGCTTGAAAATaagattgattttattttttgcttGCTAATCGTGAATTGTGGATTGTAGAAGATGAATACACGTAATTCAATGGTGCACTTGGAATGATAGTGCAAAATATTGCCGCCATCACGGCGTCACAACCGCATTAAAAGGCTTTTGACCTTACCGCAACCGATATATAGTTCAAGACAACCATGAAACTATCCGTATTGGCTGCAAAAGCTGTTTCATGGCTGTGAACGGATccgaaaattttcaattatttggaAAAGAAAACAGTATAGATTTTGAGGTATTAGTTTTCCCTCTATACTTTCAGATTTCAAGttgaatttttcaaaatttttggaAAACTAGATATTGGGAAAGAATTAGGAATATATACCGGCAATCATATATATTACATTTCGGACATTTTACATATTCTCCCCCTTATATTTCTCTCTTTACACTTGCAAAATTTATTCACATTTCACCATTTTTGGCCCACTCCTTAACTAGTTTTCCTAATATGGATGAGAAAACCTAACCACAAGATTAATATTGGATGCAAAGGTGCACAATAAGTAGAGCAGTATTAACACCCTCAGGTTATGCTCCTTGGCTACCACCACTTGACAGAAATTTAGGCCATCGAAGGCATTCCAAATGTCTGTACACGATACACATCGAAGAGAACAAGAAACTTATACATAATGCACAAACATAGTCATGGAAATGCATGATGAAGCAGAACAACTTTTCATGATCAGGTAGTCGTTTTACATGATATATTGTAGATACCTTCGTCGTTTGGCAAGTCATGCCGTTACAATTGTAAATAAAAGAACCCCCACAAAATTCTATCATAGAGAAACCGGAAAAACTAAAGCTACTAAGATGAAAAGCAAATGAAAAAGAGAACTTTGGTATAGAATCAAGAGTACCTCATTGAGTCGTGGAACGATACGCATCACCTCTGGTCCTCTACTATCAATCCGTATGTTTGATCCAACAGCGTCTGTGACATCAATACTCTCAGTTCCCTTCAACTCCCAATTTCGGGCCTTAAATGCAAAAGGTTTTGAAGTAAGGGCTCCAACTGGACAAATATCAATTACGTTGCCAGACAGCTCACTGGTCATAAGCGTTTCAACATAAGTCCCAATTTCCTCACCACTACCACGGCCTAACATACCAAGATCCTGAACTCCAGCTACCTCACTTGCAAACCTTACACATCTGTTGACAAAAGCGTaccaaacaaaataataaaataagaaggTGCCACGAGAAAGCACATCATCAACACATTTTTGAGAACAATGAAGACACTATTAGAGACAATGAACTTCAAGTAAAGAAAATTGGTAAAGCAGTAATCGGAGTGGTGGCCAATGAGGAGCTTACTCTTAGCAGATAGTGCattaacaaaagtaaaaaagtcAAACTGCATGGTGTGCTTATTCACAAGGAAAACAAACAAGAGATGCTTGCAGACTACAATTGAACAAAGTAATTAACAAAAAAGCTACTCGTTAAAAACTCATTGAATTGACATTGGATTCGGAATAATTATCCATAACTTGGGCTAGCTTGAACAGGAAGCATTAGcctatatttatattatcaccTACTCGTTAAGGACTCATTAGCTTGCTATCACCAAAAAAACTTGATTATAATTTGGAAAATTCATTAAGTGGCAGCTattaatatttggttttatCAATGGTCGATGAGCACCTATGTCAGATAATTGTCTAAAGGCATCTTTTACTCCCTCCCTCCCTCCCtgtcatatttttttcactttgttGTTTTCTTTCCCATTTCTCAACCTATCTCTCTCTCAATACCCCACCATGATATTTATACTAACCAACCCCAAACCACCACACCACAAAATAGCCCTAATTCCGCCATTGGTGCCTCTTTCTCTTTCCTAAATAAACCCGCAAGAATAGATTTTCGTTGCCAACAACCACCACTAGTTCCCTCTTCACTTAATTCTAATTAGTCTTTAATTAACCATAACAAGTTTGATAAGCTCTTCACAATGCAATTTGCATTATTTCCAGCCAAATGACACCTTCAATTGATGCCCATAAAGCTGCAATGGAAGAATCCATCAAGCATCAATTCATCACTCAAGGTAAATCCTTGGAGGCACTCAGTTTAGCTGAATTTTATTCCAGAGGCTTGCCAACCATTTTTATACCCAGTAAAACGATAAAGGAAGGATTGGAGTGGTGGGGTTGTAAAGAACTTTAACACCTTATTCGAATTGAAAGAATcagaaaggaaaggaaggaaGTGATTTGGAGCGTGACAATATCCTTCGTTTGGATAACAGATTTGAAGGGGGGGAATTGGAAGGAAGTGGTTTGAAGGGATTA harbors:
- the LOC130801808 gene encoding NADH dehydrogenase [ubiquinone] iron-sulfur protein 1, mitochondrial-like, producing the protein MGLGSLTSRSMIRRASPFLHRSLVRSVVSTPQLSNPDSAAAEAIPDPPPPPPRPPINNARVHFPNPEDAIEVFVDGYSVKIPKGFTVLQACEVAGIDIPRFCYHSRLSIAGNCRMCLVEVEKSPKPVASCAMPALPGMKIKTDTPLAKKAREGVMEFLLMNHPLDCPICDQGGECDLQDQSMAFGSDRGRFTEMKRSVVDKNLGPLVKTVMTRCIQCTRCVRFASEVAGVQDLGMLGRGSGEEIGTYVETLMTSELSGNVIDICPVGALTSKPFAFKARNWELKGTESIDVTDAVGSNIRIDSRGPEVMRIVPRLNEDVNEEWISDKTRFCYDGLKRQRLNDPMIRGSDGRFNTVSWRDALDVIADVVHKVKPEEIVGVAGKLSDAEAMMALKDFLNKMGSNNVLCEGNGAQPQADLRSGYLLNTGISDLENADVFLLVGTQPRVEAAMVNARIRKAARNNFAKVGYIGPAAEFNYDYEHLGTGPQTLQEIAEGRHSFFSAIKNAKNPAIIVGAGLFEREDKDAILSVVEAIAKSANVIRPDWNGLNVLLLNASQAAALDLGLVPESDKSIESAKFLYLMGADDVNLDKLPNDAFVVYQGHHGDQSVYRANVILPASAFSEKEGTYANTEGRTQQTIPAVPTVGDARDDWKIIRALSETAGVKLPYDSLKDIRQRMRTVAPNLLSMDEREPATFSALIKPEIKKEVNPAPFKSAIENFYMTDSITRASKIMAQCSSQLLKK